TCATCAATGTTAATGGGACACCAGGGAGAGGTACCGTAGGTACCGACCTCAACGCCATACCAGCCTTTGCACTTAGCAAAATAGAAGTGCTTAGAGATGGTGCTTCGGCACAATATGGCTCTGATGCTATTGCAGGGGTAATGAACCTCAATCTTAAAAGAAATACAGGCAAACTAGAAGGGCAACTCTCCTTTGGAGCTAATCCGAGCAACGCCTCTAATAACCACACCAAAGGGATAGATGGCGAAACCTTTCAGGTAGATTTAAACTACGGTAATAAGATAGGTTCTAAAGGTGGTTTCTATAACCTTACTTGGTCATCTCAATTCAGAAATCCTACCTATCGTGCCAACGAGGAAGAAGGTAAAATCTTTAACGCCTATAATGCTATAGAACGAAGAGCGGCAGAGGGAGGCGTTAATCTATCCTCACTATTCACGAATATCAATACCACGCCCAACCAGCAGCAGTTGGTAGATTATATTCATAATTATGCCCAAAAGGTAGCCTACTTTGCACCAGATTTTCAGAACAAGATACAGGCTGCCAACAGCATTAGTGCTTTGCAGAAAATACTCTCGGAAGACGTTACCAACCAAGAATTAGCGTATCGAGGGCTTAACCGAAAAGATTTTAATATGCTCGTGGGGCAATCTAAACTAAGCACTCACCAGTTTTTTGCCAACATAGAAGTCCCCTTGAATGACGAGTGGAAGGTCTATACCTTTGGGGGATATGGCTTCAGAAACGGGACTTCAGGAGGTTTCTACCGAAGACCCAACCAATCCAGAACCTTTACAGGGTTTAATCTTGATGGCTTCTTACCTAATATCAATACCAATATAGAAGACCTCTCGCTAGCGGCAGGTATCAAAGGTAATTTAGGAGCGTGGCAAGTAGATTTGAGCAATACTTTTGGGCAGAACAGTTTTGATTATAATGTAAGAAACTCTGGCAATACCTCGTTGAGGTTCAACTCTCCAAATGAATTTAATGCTGGAGGGTTGCGTTTCCTTCAAAACACGCTTAATTTAGATGTTTATAGGAATTATGATGTTTGGGCAGGGCTTAATCTGGCTTTTGGAGCAGAGCAGAGAACCGAAAACTTTAAAATTAGAGAAGGCGAGCCTGCTTCTTATCTTTCCTATGATGTGTTTGGTAACCCACAAACGGCACAAACGCCCAATAGCCAAAAACCAACGGATTTCTTTGGGAATACTCTACCTGGTGGCTCACAAGTATTTGGTGGCTTCCGTGCAGAGAATGCAGGTAGTAATGGTAGGAGCTCCTACGCATTCTATGCCGATGTAGAAGCTAACTTTACCAAAAGGTTTCTAGTTGCAGCAGCTACTCGCTTTGAAAATTATTCGGATTTTGGGTCTACACTAAACTACAAGTTAGCTTCCAGAATAAAAGCAACGGATAATCTTAATTTCCGTCTAGCAGGTTCTACTGGATTTAGAGCTCCATCTGTACACCAGATTTATTACAATACCACTTCTACACTTTTCCTTAATGGGCAACTGCAAGAGGTAGGGACTTTTAACAATCACTCTAGAATAGCCAATCTGTTAGGGATTCCTAAACTCAAGCAAGAGACTTCTCAATCTGTAAGTGCAGGATTTACTTATCGTATTCCTATTGCAAGATTAAGCATTACAGGAGATGCCTACTTTACGCGTATCAACAATAGAGTGGTGCTTACGGATACCTTCAAAGCAGGAGCTAATACAGAGCTGCAAAATCTATTTGCACAAGCTAACGTAAATGCGGCACAGTTTTTTGCTAATGCCATAGACACAGAAACTAAAGGGCTAGATGTAGTGATAAGCCACGATTTTAAAAATAATGATTTTAAACTAACTAATGATTTTGCTCTTAACCTTAGCCAAACAAGAAGGGTAGGAGAGATACATTCTTCACCAGTGCTTAAAGCAGCAGGTTTAGACGAGACTTATTTCTCCGAGCGTTCTAGAATTTACGTAGAAGAAGCTATTCCTAGATTCAAGGCGGGGCTTTCTCATACCCTTAGTTACAAAAAACTGAATGTTTATTTAAGAAATAGCTATTTCGGAAAAGTAACAGGAGCTGATGTTGTAGATGCAAACGGCGATGGTATTACGTTGCCTAACGAGCACCAAATAATGACGGATAGAGTAGTTACAGATTTATCTATTGGATATGCTTTTTCTCCTAAAATTACCTTTACACTAGGAGCCAACAACCTATTTGATGTTTATCCTAGCCGAAATCTTCCTGCTTCTACCAGTAATGGACAGTTTGTTTACACACGAGCGACCTCACAGTTTGGGCTCAACGGAAGATATGTGTTTTCTAGATTAAGCTTTAATTTTTAAACTTTATGAAAATGCTACTTTATAAAAATGGGGTAGCATTTTTACTTTGATTTTGGATGAATTTAACATTTTTTAACTTAGTTTCTTTGTAGAACTCCAAAAAAGACTATATTTGTTGGTCTTTTTTAAGAAAAATATAACAATTATTATAGAATATGGATACAACAGTCAGTAAAAAGGGGCATCCAGCAGGATTATACCTTTTATTTGTAACGGAAATGTGGGAACGTTTCAGTTATTATGGTATGAGAGCTTTATTTGTATTATTTATGACTAAAGCTTTAATGTTTGATAAGGGGCTAGGTGCTCAGATTTATGGTAGTTACACTGGACTAGTATACTTAACTCCTTTAATTGGAGGATATATAGCTGATAGATACTGGGGTAACAGAAAATCTATAATTGTTGGAGGTATTTTAATGGCTTTAGGTCAATTCCTTATGTTTATGTCGGGGTATTTATATGAAAGTAAAGAAATTGCACCTTTATTTATGTTTTCTGGTTTGGGATTCTTAATTTTTGGGAATGGCTTTTTTAAACCAAATATTTCGTCCATGGTTGGGCAACTGTATTCTGAAAACGATAGTAGAGTAGATGGAGCTTTCACTATTTTTTATATGGGGATTAACCTTGGTGCTTTTATAGCTCCTTTATTATGCGGATATTTAGGAGATACAGGTAATGCCGCAGATTTCAAATGGGGGTTCTTAGTTGCTTGTATAGGAATGATTCTGAGTGTTATTATCTTTGTACTATTTAAAAATAAGTATTTAGTTACTCCAGAAGGAGAAGCTATAGGAGGGAAACCAACTATTAGTGAAACTTCTGTGAAGGATGATGTGGCTGGGGCTAATTTGGTGGATAATACCAATGCTACAAAAAAAGCTGCTGCTACAAAGTTGATGATAATATGGGGTGCTATTTGGTTAGTTTTATTAGGTGCTTTTTACTTTTTAATGAGTGGAGATGATGGTAATAAGGATCTAATAGGTGCTTTTATTTTCTCTCTAACATTAGCAGCACCGGGGTATATCATATCTGACCCATCATTAACTAAAATTGAAAAGAAAAGAATTTGGGTAATATATATAGTAGCTTTCTTTGTTATATTCTTTTGGTCTGCTTTTGAGCAAGCGGGAGCTTCATTAACTTACTTTGCAGAAGAACAAACGGATAGACATTTATTAGGGAAAGTAGTACCAGCATCTTATTTTCAGTCAATCAATGCAGTAGCAATTGTTGTTTTTGCTCCCATATTTGCTGTTATATGGTCTGCTCTGAGTAAAAGAAAAATGGAACCAGCTTCTCCTTACAAACAAGCTATCGGTTTATTTTTACTAGCTTTAGGATATTTGGTAATTGCTTTTGGAGTAAAAGGTTTAGCTCCTGGGGTAAAAGTAAGTATGATGTGGCTTGTGAGTTTATATACTATACATACATTTGGAGAGTTATGTCTTTCTCCTATAGGTCTATCTATGGTTAATAAACTTGCTCCTGTAAGATTTGTTTCATTACTAATGGGGGTTTGGTTTTTAAGTACAGCAACGGCTAATAAATTTGCAGGAACGTTATCTTCTTTTTATCCACAATCATATGTTTCTGTAGATAAGGTTCAGAATTTTGAAAAAGAAGTAAATACTTCCCTCATAAATAAAGATTTTAATATCAAAGACAAGAAGAATGTTGTTCAGATTGATGGACAAAATATGATACCTTTTGATAAGATTACTGTAGCAGATATTAAGAATGAAGACTTGAAACAAAACATAAAATTAGAAATAGAGAAAGCTCAAGTAGTAAAAGAAAAATCTTTTTTAGGATTTAAAGTAGCTAGCTTATATGATTTCTTTATGTTATTTGTATTTATGTCTGGTATATCTTCAGTTATTTTATTTTTACTAAGTAAGTATTTGGTTAAAATGATGCACGGCGTTAAATAGCATATTAAAAAAAACTCTGAACTTCAAAGTTCAGAGTTTTTAATTTTATATTTATTTTGGTTTAAAAAAGAATTATGTACATTTGTTACCTAATTAAAGAAAATTGATAATGAAAAAGGTAATACTAATATTTAGTTTATTTTTAATTAACTTAGCTTTGGCACAAGAGGTTAAATGGCTTACTTTCGATGAAGCTATGGCGGCTCAAAAGACTAAACCTAAGAAAATCTTATTAGATGTATATGCTCCATGGTGTGGTCCTTGTAAACTAATGGAGAAAGAAACTTATGGACACCCAGAAATAGCTAAAATTATCAATGAGAACTATTACGCTGTTAAGTTTAATGGAGAAGGTAATGAAGTGACACATTATCAAAATAGAACATTCTCAAATCCTAATTACAGAGCTAATATTTCAGGCAGAAATGCCCCACATGAGTTGGCTAGATTTCTAAATGTGAGTGCTTACCCAACAACAGTTTTTTTAGACGAAACAGGTAAGCCTATTACTAATTTGGTTGGAGCTTTTAGACCTAAAGAGTTAGAACTTTATCTTTCTCTATTTTACAAAGATGAATATAAAAAGATAGAAACAAAAGAGCAATGGGAAAACTTCCAAAAGAAGTTTAAATCGGTTATTAAATAAATTGTTTTACACAAGTCATTCATATTAAAAGCCTCATTACTAAATGAGGCTTTTATTTTGAATCAAGGTTCGTTACCTCGGATAATAAAATTATTTTCTTTAGAAGATTTTTTATCTGTTTTAGTGAAAATCTTAATAAAGTTCATGTTTTTTAAGCTATTGATTTTGTCAAGTTGGTATACTGTAATCTGTGTGATGTTTTTCTCGTTGATAAAGGTAGAATCAGCATCAGAGTTGATGATTTCTTTATTAACGCTATAAATGTAATTATCGCTATCTTTTAAATTAGTATACTTTGATACTAGCTGTTTAACTGTTATTAAGTTAGAATTAAACTTTGATTTCGTTTTTATAATAATTTTTCCAGTATAACTTTTTCCATCAAGTTCAAAACTTCCCTTATTTATATTTATAGATTCAATATCTAGATTTTTTAAAGTGGATAAAACTAGCGAAGGGTATAGTTCCCCATTCATTTCAAAAAGAGGTGTACTAATTTCATTTTTATAAATTACTACAGGCTTTTCTTGATTGTTTGATTGTGCAAATGACTTTAAACAAATTAGAATCATGCAAATTCTCAATAATATTTTTTTCATTATTAACTAATTTCTATGTTATTTTTATTCTCCAACAATTGAATATTACTAATTTTTATATTATTCCCTAAAGTCCGCCTTTTGCAAATGCTATGTTAGCCGTAGTTTTACTTTAAATTCAATTCTTCATAAAGTATTTGAATTAATTTGTCAACTTCTAGATATGATTTAAAATAAATTTCTTTTAAGTCGATTCTTTCGTCTAATTTATCATCGACAATTTGAATTTCCATATTACATAATAAACTCAGATTATTTATTAATTTTTCAATTGATATTCTACTTTTTTTGGAAACAAAAATCGAATTTTCTTCATAAACTTTAGTTATGCTTTTTCTAAATTCAAATGCACCAATATCTTCATACCAATATGGAGAAAGTTCATTTCCTTCAAAATAAGCAACTCTTCCTAAACAAAATATTTTATATTCAATCAATTTTTCATTTATGTTTTTAAATGCAGGAATTTTGTTTGCATAAAGAATGTCAAATTTTTTAGATTTTAAAGTGAAAAAAAATGTTAGTCTCGCAGCAATAAATGCAGCGATAAAAGGAGATAGTAAAGTGAATATTTTGAAAAATTCTATTTGATCTAAGTTTGACATAAAATTACGGCTAACCCACAAATATACGCAAACTCTAGCAAATCTTAAAAACCAAATCTTATGATTTTTAGAGTTTTACTGCGTGAGGGCGGAGGGCATTGTTGGAGCTCCTTTTTTTGGAGGTGGAGAAAGGCTAGGCTTAGCTGCTGGAGAGCTTCGGCTAAAAAGAGCGACTGCCCAAAGACCGACCCATCAGCCTAGGGAATAGTCTCGGCTTGGGGCATGCCTAAATATTTACTTATACGCCTAATGTTATAATAGTTCTTCGTCTAAGGTTTCTAATATAATTTGGCAACCTTTCTTTATTTCCTCTTTTGTGAGGGTAAGCGGTGGCGAAATTCTCAGATATTCGTTTCGGTACAGTTGCCAAAATACAATAAGCCCTTTATCCATACATCTTTTAGCTACTCTGAGGGTATATTCTGGTAAACCTAGATTAACGGCTAGCATTAGCCCTTTACCATTGATA
The genomic region above belongs to Riemerella anatipestifer and contains:
- a CDS encoding TonB-dependent receptor plug domain-containing protein → MKQSLRTKSYLITASALFFVGEGLYGQSRKDTVKTKQVEEVVLLGSRSGARSKTDSPVPVDVFDVQKMGVTLPQTNINQMLNVVAPSFTSTVQTGADGTDHLDPAQLRGLGPDQVLVLVNGKRRHTSALINVNGTPGRGTVGTDLNAIPAFALSKIEVLRDGASAQYGSDAIAGVMNLNLKRNTGKLEGQLSFGANPSNASNNHTKGIDGETFQVDLNYGNKIGSKGGFYNLTWSSQFRNPTYRANEEEGKIFNAYNAIERRAAEGGVNLSSLFTNINTTPNQQQLVDYIHNYAQKVAYFAPDFQNKIQAANSISALQKILSEDVTNQELAYRGLNRKDFNMLVGQSKLSTHQFFANIEVPLNDEWKVYTFGGYGFRNGTSGGFYRRPNQSRTFTGFNLDGFLPNINTNIEDLSLAAGIKGNLGAWQVDLSNTFGQNSFDYNVRNSGNTSLRFNSPNEFNAGGLRFLQNTLNLDVYRNYDVWAGLNLAFGAEQRTENFKIREGEPASYLSYDVFGNPQTAQTPNSQKPTDFFGNTLPGGSQVFGGFRAENAGSNGRSSYAFYADVEANFTKRFLVAAATRFENYSDFGSTLNYKLASRIKATDNLNFRLAGSTGFRAPSVHQIYYNTTSTLFLNGQLQEVGTFNNHSRIANLLGIPKLKQETSQSVSAGFTYRIPIARLSITGDAYFTRINNRVVLTDTFKAGANTELQNLFAQANVNAAQFFANAIDTETKGLDVVISHDFKNNDFKLTNDFALNLSQTRRVGEIHSSPVLKAAGLDETYFSERSRIYVEEAIPRFKAGLSHTLSYKKLNVYLRNSYFGKVTGADVVDANGDGITLPNEHQIMTDRVVTDLSIGYAFSPKITFTLGANNLFDVYPSRNLPASTSNGQFVYTRATSQFGLNGRYVFSRLSFNF
- a CDS encoding peptide MFS transporter yields the protein MDTTVSKKGHPAGLYLLFVTEMWERFSYYGMRALFVLFMTKALMFDKGLGAQIYGSYTGLVYLTPLIGGYIADRYWGNRKSIIVGGILMALGQFLMFMSGYLYESKEIAPLFMFSGLGFLIFGNGFFKPNISSMVGQLYSENDSRVDGAFTIFYMGINLGAFIAPLLCGYLGDTGNAADFKWGFLVACIGMILSVIIFVLFKNKYLVTPEGEAIGGKPTISETSVKDDVAGANLVDNTNATKKAAATKLMIIWGAIWLVLLGAFYFLMSGDDGNKDLIGAFIFSLTLAAPGYIISDPSLTKIEKKRIWVIYIVAFFVIFFWSAFEQAGASLTYFAEEQTDRHLLGKVVPASYFQSINAVAIVVFAPIFAVIWSALSKRKMEPASPYKQAIGLFLLALGYLVIAFGVKGLAPGVKVSMMWLVSLYTIHTFGELCLSPIGLSMVNKLAPVRFVSLLMGVWFLSTATANKFAGTLSSFYPQSYVSVDKVQNFEKEVNTSLINKDFNIKDKKNVVQIDGQNMIPFDKITVADIKNEDLKQNIKLEIEKAQVVKEKSFLGFKVASLYDFFMLFVFMSGISSVILFLLSKYLVKMMHGVK
- a CDS encoding thioredoxin family protein; amino-acid sequence: MKKVILIFSLFLINLALAQEVKWLTFDEAMAAQKTKPKKILLDVYAPWCGPCKLMEKETYGHPEIAKIINENYYAVKFNGEGNEVTHYQNRTFSNPNYRANISGRNAPHELARFLNVSAYPTTVFLDETGKPITNLVGAFRPKELELYLSLFYKDEYKKIETKEQWENFQKKFKSVIK